Genomic DNA from Streptomyces sp. PCS3-D2:
CTCCACGCCGCGCCGCGCCGCGGCGGCAAGCACGGCACCGCCCTGCGCACCGGCCTGCTGGGGGTCTCGGTGGCCGTCGCCCTCGGCACCGCGGCCGTCACCACCGGCATGGTGCCGGTCGGCGCCTCGTTCCCCTATGTGGGTGTCAGCGGTACGGAAGCCACCGCCGCGAAGACCGGCGCGGCCCAGGCCGCGCCGGACCCCGACGCCCCTTCCGTGATCGACCGGCAGGGCGGCCTCGCGAGCCTGTCCGGCCGCGGCGCGGCGACCAGCGGCGCACCCACCGCCCCCGCGACCCCGGCGGCCCCGTCCTCCGCGCCGGCCTCGCCCTCCCCGTCGGACTCCCCCTCGGTTTCGGCACCGCCGACCCGCTCCGAGCCTGCTCCGCCGAAGGCCTCCTCCGGCGCCGTCCCGCCGTCCGCCTCGCCGAGCACCACAGGCCGGACCCCGGCCGCACCGACGCCCGCCCCGGAGCGGACCCAGGCGCCGGCACCCGCCGCGCCGACCCCGACCCCCACCCCGACGGCGACCCCGACCGCGACCGCGCAGGCACCCACGGCGCCGGCGCCCGCAGCCACCGCGACCCGGCCGAGCCTCGACACCCACTCCGCCGAGGAGGCGGCCGTGGTGACCCTGGTGAACGAGGAGCGCGCCCGGGCGGGCTGCGGCCCGGTCCGCGCCAACCCACCACTGGCGGCCCTGGCCGGCGCCTTTAGCCAGGACATGGCCAACCGCGGCTTCTTCGGCCACGAGGACCCCGACGGCAACACCCCCTGGGACCGCGCCGCCGCGGCAGGCCTCTCGGGCCTCGGCGGCGAGAACATAGCCCGCGGCCAGGGCGACGCGGAGTCCGTGATGAACGCCTGGATGAACAGCCCGGAGCACAGGGCGAACATCCTCAACTGCGAGTTCCGCAGGCTGGGTGTCGGCGCCCACTTCGCCGCCGGCGGGCCTTGGTGGACCCAGGATTTCGGCCTCTGACCCGACCCTGCGGGGCGGGACGGCGGGGCGGCCGACTCCGCGGGGATCAGGCCTCCGGGGGGATCAGACGGACGCGGCGGCCAGGGCCGCGCGGCCCGCGACGACGACACGGGTGTGCTCGGCCACCCGGCGGCCCAGGTGCTCCGCGGTCGCGATGTCGGCCTTGTGGACGGCGTCCGCACCCTCGTCGGAGTTGGACTGGGCGGCCGCGCCGGAGAAGAAGCCCAGGCGGTTGAGGTCGTTCTCGGAGGCCGTGCTGGCGTTCCAGCCCGGCTTCAGGCCCAGGTTGACCCAGTTCATGCCGTGCTGTGCGGCCAGCACCTGGAAGAACTGCAGCGTGTGCAGCTTGTCGCCGCTCTTCGAGGCGGAGTTGGTGAAGCCCGCCGCGAGCTTGTCCTGCCAGGCGTCACCGAACCAGCGCTTCGAGGAGGCCTCGGCGAAGGCGTGGAAGGCACCCGAAGCGGTGCCCATGTACGTCGGGGAACCGAAGACGATCGCGTCGGAGGCGTCGAGCAGCTCCCACTGCGCGTCGTCGATCTCGTCGACCTTGATCAGGTGGACGGT
This window encodes:
- a CDS encoding CAP domain-containing protein; the protein is MGRHGLHAAPRRGGKHGTALRTGLLGVSVAVALGTAAVTTGMVPVGASFPYVGVSGTEATAAKTGAAQAAPDPDAPSVIDRQGGLASLSGRGAATSGAPTAPATPAAPSSAPASPSPSDSPSVSAPPTRSEPAPPKASSGAVPPSASPSTTGRTPAAPTPAPERTQAPAPAAPTPTPTPTATPTATAQAPTAPAPAATATRPSLDTHSAEEAAVVTLVNEERARAGCGPVRANPPLAALAGAFSQDMANRGFFGHEDPDGNTPWDRAAAAGLSGLGGENIARGQGDAESVMNAWMNSPEHRANILNCEFRRLGVGAHFAAGGPWWTQDFGL
- a CDS encoding flavodoxin family protein, whose amino-acid sequence is MSGTTHTPVVAIAYHSGYGHTAVVAEAVRNGAVEAGATVHLIKVDEIDDAQWELLDASDAIVFGSPTYMGTASGAFHAFAEASSKRWFGDAWQDKLAAGFTNSASKSGDKLHTLQFFQVLAAQHGMNWVNLGLKPGWNASTASENDLNRLGFFSGAAAQSNSDEGADAVHKADIATAEHLGRRVAEHTRVVVAGRAALAAASV